In a genomic window of Streptomyces pristinaespiralis:
- the gyrA gene encoding DNA gyrase subunit A, whose protein sequence is MADENTTVTPEEEPIVPGVGMRVEPVGLETEMQRSYLDYAMSVIVSRALPDVRDGLKPVHRRVLYAMYDGGYRPEKGFYKCARVVGDVMGTYHPHGDSSIYDALVRLAQPWSMRMPLVDSNGNFGSPGNDPAAAMRYTECKLMPQSMEMLRDIDEETVDFQDNYDGRNQEPTVLPARFPNLLVNGSAGIAVGMATNIPPHNLREVASGAQWALEHPDASHEELLDALIERIKGPDFPSGALVVGRKGIEEAYRTGRGSITMRAVVEVEEIQNRQCLVVTELPYQVNPDNLAQKIADLVKDGKIGGIADVRDETSSRTGQRLVIVLKRDAVAKVVLNNLYKHTDLQTNFGANMLALVDGVPRTLSLDAFIRHWVTHQIEVIVRRTKFRLRKAEERAHILRGLLKALDAIDEVIALIRRSDTVDVAREGLMGLLEIDEIQANAILEMQLRRLAALERQKIVQEHDELQAKINEYNAILASPEKQRGIVSDELAALVEKFGDDRRSKLVPFDGDMSIEDLIAEEDIVVTITRGGYVKRTKTDDYRSQKRGGKGVRGTKLKEDDIVDHFFVSTTHHWLLFFTNKGRVYRAKAYELPDAGRDARGQHVANLLAFQPDEQIAEILAIRDYEAAPYLVLATKAGLVKKTSLKDYDSPRSGGVIAINLRETESGDDDELIGAELVSAEDDLLLISKKAQSIRFTATDEALRPMGRATSGVKGMSFREGDELLSMNVVRPGTFVFTATDGGYAKRTAVDEYRVQGRGGLGIKAAKIVEDRGSLVGALVVEESDEILAITLGGGVIRTRVNEIRETGRDTMGVQLINLGKRDAVVGIARNAEAGREAEEVEAAVEAEGTEEAAVEATAEAAAEGTQSSAGEHEE, encoded by the coding sequence ATGGCCGACGAGAACACCACAGTGACGCCCGAAGAGGAGCCCATCGTTCCGGGCGTGGGCATGCGCGTGGAGCCCGTGGGGCTCGAGACCGAGATGCAGCGCTCGTATCTCGACTACGCGATGTCCGTCATCGTCTCGCGTGCGCTGCCGGACGTGCGGGACGGACTCAAGCCCGTCCACCGCCGTGTGCTGTACGCGATGTACGACGGTGGCTACCGGCCCGAGAAGGGCTTCTACAAGTGCGCCCGCGTCGTCGGCGACGTCATGGGCACCTACCACCCGCACGGCGACTCCTCGATCTACGACGCCCTGGTCCGCCTGGCCCAGCCGTGGTCGATGCGGATGCCGCTGGTGGACTCCAACGGAAACTTCGGCTCTCCCGGCAACGACCCGGCTGCCGCCATGCGGTACACCGAGTGCAAGCTGATGCCGCAGTCCATGGAGATGCTCCGGGACATCGACGAGGAGACCGTCGACTTCCAGGACAACTACGACGGCCGGAACCAGGAGCCGACGGTCCTGCCGGCGCGCTTCCCGAACCTGCTGGTCAACGGCAGCGCCGGTATCGCCGTCGGTATGGCCACCAACATCCCGCCGCACAACCTGCGCGAGGTCGCGTCGGGCGCGCAGTGGGCGCTGGAGCACCCGGACGCCTCGCACGAGGAACTGCTCGACGCGCTCATCGAGCGGATCAAGGGCCCGGACTTCCCGTCCGGCGCGCTCGTCGTGGGCCGCAAGGGCATCGAGGAGGCGTACCGCACGGGCCGCGGCTCGATCACCATGCGCGCGGTCGTCGAGGTCGAGGAGATCCAGAACCGCCAGTGCCTGGTGGTCACCGAGCTGCCCTACCAGGTCAACCCGGACAACCTCGCGCAGAAGATCGCCGACCTGGTGAAGGACGGCAAGATCGGCGGCATCGCCGACGTCCGTGACGAGACGTCTTCGCGCACCGGCCAGCGCCTGGTGATCGTGCTGAAGCGCGACGCCGTCGCCAAGGTCGTGCTGAACAACCTGTACAAGCACACCGACCTGCAGACGAACTTCGGCGCCAACATGCTGGCGCTCGTCGACGGCGTGCCGCGCACCCTGTCGCTGGACGCGTTCATCCGCCACTGGGTGACGCACCAGATCGAGGTCATCGTCCGGCGCACCAAGTTCCGGCTGCGCAAGGCGGAGGAGCGCGCGCACATCCTGCGCGGTCTGCTCAAGGCACTGGACGCGATCGACGAGGTCATCGCGCTGATCCGGCGCAGCGACACGGTCGACGTCGCACGAGAGGGCCTGATGGGCCTGCTCGAGATCGACGAGATCCAGGCCAACGCCATCCTCGAGATGCAGCTGCGCCGACTGGCCGCCCTGGAGCGCCAGAAGATCGTGCAGGAGCACGACGAACTGCAGGCGAAGATCAACGAGTACAACGCGATCCTCGCCTCCCCGGAGAAGCAGCGCGGCATCGTCAGCGACGAACTCGCCGCCCTCGTCGAGAAGTTCGGCGACGACCGGCGCTCCAAGCTGGTGCCCTTCGACGGTGACATGTCCATCGAGGACCTGATCGCCGAGGAGGACATCGTCGTCACGATCACGCGTGGCGGCTATGTGAAGCGCACCAAGACCGACGACTACCGCTCCCAGAAGCGCGGTGGCAAGGGCGTGCGCGGGACGAAGCTCAAGGAAGACGACATCGTCGACCACTTCTTCGTCTCCACCACCCACCACTGGCTGCTGTTCTTCACCAACAAGGGCCGGGTGTACCGGGCCAAGGCGTACGAGCTCCCGGACGCCGGCCGTGACGCGCGCGGCCAGCACGTCGCCAATCTGCTGGCTTTCCAGCCGGACGAGCAGATCGCCGAGATCCTCGCGATCCGCGACTACGAGGCCGCGCCGTACCTGGTGCTCGCCACCAAGGCCGGTCTGGTGAAGAAGACGTCCCTGAAGGACTACGACTCGCCCCGTTCCGGCGGTGTCATCGCGATCAATCTCCGGGAGACGGAGAGCGGCGACGACGACGAACTGATCGGTGCGGAGCTGGTGTCGGCCGAGGACGATCTGCTGCTCATCAGTAAGAAGGCGCAGTCGATCCGGTTCACGGCGACCGACGAGGCGCTGCGCCCGATGGGCCGCGCGACGTCGGGTGTGAAGGGCATGAGTTTCCGGGAGGGCGACGAACTGCTCTCGATGAATGTCGTCCGGCCCGGTACGTTCGTGTTCACAGCCACCGATGGCGGGTACGCGAAGCGGACCGCTGTCGACGAGTACCGCGTCCAGGGCCGCGGCGGCCTCGGTATCAAGGCCGCCAAGATCGTGGAGGACCGTGGGTCCCTCGTGGGCGCGCTGGTGGTCGAGGAGTCCGACGAGATCCTGGCCATCACGCTCGGCGGCGGTGTGATTCGTACGCGAGTCAACGAAATCAGGGAGACGGGCCGTGACACCATGGGCGTCCAACTGATCAACCTGGGCAAGCGCGATGCCGTCGTCGGTATCGCTCGCAACGCCGAGGCCGGTCGCGAGGCCGAAGAGGTCGAAGCGGCCGTCGAGGCCGAAGGGACCGAGGAGGCCGCCGTCGAGGCGACGGCCGAGGCGGCAGCCGAGGGCACACAGTCCTCGGCCGGGGAGCACGAGGAGTAA
- the gyrB gene encoding DNA topoisomerase (ATP-hydrolyzing) subunit B: MLCQKGRFVADSGNPNENTPSTPAGGNGEVTASYDASAITVLEGLDAVRKRPGMYIGSTGERGLHHLVQEVVDNSVDEAMAGHADTIDVTILADGGVRVIDNGRGIPVGIHPVEKRPAVEVVLTVLHAGGKFGGGGYAVSGGLHGVGVSVVNALSYKLAVEIRTDGYRWTQEYKSGVPTAPLEQHEATTETGTSVTFWADGDIFETTEYSFETLSRRFQEMAFLNKGLTLTLTDERESAKATAGAETGQEPEDLEQPARTVKYHYEGGIVDFVKYLNSRKGELIHPTVIDIEAEDRERMLSVEIAMQWNSQYTEGVYSFANTIHTHEGGTHEEGFRSALTGLVNRYAREKKLLREKDDNLSGEDIREGLTAIISVKLGEPQFEGQTKTKLGNTEAKTFVQKVVHETLTDWFDRNPNEAADIIRKGIQAQTARVAARKARDLTRRKGLLESASLPGKLSDCQSNDPTKCEIFIVEGDSAGGSAKSGRNPMYQAILPIRGKILNVEKARIDKILQNTEVQALISAFGTGVHEDFDIEKLRYHKIILMADADVDGQHINTLLLTFLFRFMRPLVEAGHVFLSRPPLYKIKWGRDDFEYAYSDRERDALVDLGKRSGKRIKEDSIQRFKGLGEMNAEELRITTMDQDHRVLGQVTLDDAAQADDLFSVLMGEDVEARRSFIQRNAKDVRFLDI, from the coding sequence GTGCTGTGCCAGAAAGGGCGCTTCGTGGCCGATTCCGGCAACCCCAACGAGAACACTCCGTCCACCCCTGCCGGTGGGAACGGCGAGGTCACAGCCTCGTACGACGCCAGCGCGATCACCGTCCTCGAGGGTCTGGACGCGGTCCGCAAGCGCCCCGGCATGTACATCGGCTCGACCGGTGAGCGCGGACTCCACCACCTCGTCCAAGAGGTCGTCGACAACTCCGTCGACGAGGCCATGGCCGGCCACGCCGACACCATCGACGTCACGATCCTCGCCGACGGCGGCGTACGCGTCATCGACAACGGCCGTGGCATCCCGGTGGGCATCCACCCCGTCGAGAAGAGGCCGGCCGTCGAGGTCGTCCTCACCGTGCTGCACGCGGGCGGCAAGTTCGGCGGCGGCGGCTATGCCGTCTCCGGCGGTCTGCACGGCGTGGGTGTCTCCGTGGTGAACGCGCTGTCCTACAAGCTCGCCGTCGAGATCAGGACGGACGGTTACCGCTGGACGCAGGAGTACAAGTCGGGCGTCCCGACCGCGCCGCTGGAGCAGCACGAGGCCACCACCGAGACCGGCACCTCGGTCACGTTCTGGGCCGACGGCGACATCTTCGAGACGACGGAGTACTCCTTCGAGACGCTCTCGCGCCGTTTCCAGGAGATGGCCTTCCTCAACAAGGGCCTGACCCTGACTCTGACCGACGAGCGTGAGTCGGCGAAGGCCACCGCCGGCGCGGAGACGGGCCAGGAGCCGGAGGACCTCGAGCAGCCGGCCCGTACGGTCAAGTACCACTACGAGGGCGGCATCGTCGACTTCGTGAAGTACCTGAACTCCCGCAAGGGCGAGCTCATCCACCCCACGGTCATCGACATCGAGGCCGAGGACAGGGAGCGGATGCTCTCGGTCGAGATCGCGATGCAGTGGAACTCGCAGTACACGGAGGGGGTCTACTCCTTCGCGAACACGATCCACACGCACGAGGGCGGCACCCACGAGGAGGGCTTCCGCTCCGCACTCACGGGTCTGGTCAACCGGTACGCGCGCGAGAAGAAGCTGCTGCGCGAGAAGGACGACAACCTCTCCGGCGAGGACATCCGCGAGGGTCTGACCGCGATCATCTCGGTCAAGCTGGGCGAGCCGCAGTTCGAGGGCCAGACGAAGACGAAGCTGGGCAACACGGAGGCCAAGACCTTCGTGCAGAAGGTCGTCCACGAGACCCTGACCGACTGGTTCGACCGCAACCCGAACGAGGCCGCGGACATCATCCGCAAGGGCATCCAGGCGCAGACGGCCCGCGTCGCGGCCCGCAAGGCACGCGACCTGACGCGTCGCAAGGGCCTGCTGGAGTCGGCGTCCCTGCCGGGCAAGCTGAGCGACTGCCAGTCCAACGACCCGACGAAGTGCGAGATCTTCATCGTCGAGGGTGACTCGGCCGGCGGCTCGGCCAAGTCCGGCCGTAACCCGATGTACCAGGCCATCCTGCCCATCCGCGGCAAGATCCTGAACGTCGAGAAGGCGCGGATCGACAAGATCCTCCAGAACACCGAGGTGCAGGCGCTGATCTCGGCCTTCGGCACCGGTGTCCACGAGGACTTCGACATCGAGAAGCTCCGCTATCACAAGATCATCCTGATGGCGGACGCCGACGTCGACGGCCAGCACATCAACACCCTGCTGCTGACCTTCCTGTTCCGCTTCATGCGGCCGCTCGTCGAGGCGGGTCACGTCTTCCTCTCGCGCCCGCCGCTGTACAAGATCAAGTGGGGCCGGGACGACTTCGAGTACGCCTACTCCGACCGCGAGCGCGACGCCCTGGTCGACCTGGGCAAGCGGAGCGGCAAGCGGATCAAGGAAGACTCCATCCAGCGCTTCAAGGGTCTCGGCGAGATGAACGCCGAGGAGCTGCGCATCACCACCATGGACCAGGACCACCGAGTGCTCGGCCAGGTCACGCTGGACGACGCGGCCCAGGCCGACGACCTGTTCTCGGTGCTCATGGGTGAGGACGTGGAGGCGCGGCGCTCGTTCATCCAGCGCAACGCCAAGGACGTTCGCTTCCTCGACATCTGA
- a CDS encoding DUF721 domain-containing protein, translating to MTGERGEKPADAGPTGAGESSGVDLARVALRAAKEQAKARGAAAQQKKQARRGGGLRSGARADGRDPLPLGAAINRLITERGWETPAAVGGVMGRWPQIVGEDLANHCVPLRYDEAPDERLLTVQCDSTAWATQLRLLAPRLVARLNEDLGHGTVRAIKVLGPQGPARRFGPLRAPGSTGPGDTYG from the coding sequence ATGACCGGCGAGCGCGGTGAGAAGCCGGCGGACGCCGGGCCGACGGGCGCGGGAGAGTCCTCCGGTGTGGACCTGGCACGCGTGGCGCTGCGCGCCGCGAAGGAGCAGGCCAAGGCCCGCGGTGCGGCGGCGCAGCAGAAGAAACAGGCCAGGCGGGGTGGTGGGCTGCGGTCCGGAGCCCGGGCCGACGGGCGCGATCCGTTGCCGCTGGGTGCGGCGATCAACCGGCTGATCACCGAGCGCGGCTGGGAGACGCCGGCCGCCGTGGGCGGGGTGATGGGCCGCTGGCCGCAGATCGTGGGCGAGGACCTGGCCAACCACTGTGTCCCGCTGCGGTACGACGAGGCTCCGGACGAGCGTCTGCTGACCGTGCAGTGCGACTCGACGGCGTGGGCCACCCAGCTGCGGCTGCTGGCTCCGCGCCTGGTCGCCCGGCTCAACGAGGACCTCGGGCACGGGACCGTCCGCGCGATCAAGGTGCTCGGTCCGCAAGGGCCCGCGCGCCGGTTCGGACCCTTGCGGGCACCGGGAAGCACGGGTCCCGGGGACACGTACGGCTGA
- the recF gene encoding DNA replication/repair protein RecF (All proteins in this family for which functions are known are DNA-binding proteins that assist the filamentation of RecA onto DNA for the initiation of recombination or recombinational repair.), with product MHVTHLSLADFRSYARVEVPLDPGVTAFVGANGQGKTNLVEAVGYLATLASHRVSSDAPLVRMGADRAVIRAAVTQGERSQLVELELNPGRANRARINRSSQVRPRDVLGIVRTVLFAPEDLSLVKGDPGERRRFLDELVTARSPRMAAVRSDYERVLKQRNTLLKSAAMARRHGGRGMDLSTLDVWDQHLARAGAEVTAQRLDLIAALQPLADKAYEALAPGGGPVALEYRSSAGPMDQAHGREALFEQLTAALAEVRKQEIERGVTLVGPHRDELILKLGQLPAKGYASHGESWSYALALRLASYDLLRAEGNEPVLVLDDVFAELDARRRERLAELVAPGEQVLVTAAVDDDVPAVLAGARYEVSGGTVQRV from the coding sequence ATGCACGTCACGCATCTGTCGCTGGCCGACTTCCGCTCGTACGCCCGGGTCGAGGTCCCTCTCGATCCGGGCGTCACCGCTTTCGTGGGGGCGAACGGACAGGGCAAGACGAATCTCGTCGAGGCCGTCGGCTACCTCGCCACGCTCGCCAGCCACCGCGTCTCCTCCGATGCGCCGCTGGTACGGATGGGCGCCGACCGGGCAGTGATCCGGGCTGCCGTGACCCAGGGGGAGCGCTCGCAGCTGGTCGAGCTCGAACTCAATCCCGGCCGGGCCAACCGCGCCAGGATCAACAGGTCGTCGCAGGTCAGGCCGCGCGACGTGCTCGGCATAGTGCGGACGGTGCTCTTCGCCCCCGAGGATCTGTCGCTGGTCAAGGGTGATCCGGGAGAGCGCCGGCGTTTCCTCGACGAACTGGTCACGGCACGCTCGCCGCGCATGGCGGCCGTGCGCTCCGACTACGAGCGGGTGCTGAAGCAGCGCAACACGCTGCTGAAGTCGGCGGCCATGGCGCGGCGGCACGGTGGCCGTGGCATGGACCTGTCCACCCTCGATGTCTGGGACCAGCACCTGGCGCGCGCGGGCGCCGAGGTGACTGCCCAGCGGCTCGACCTGATCGCCGCCCTGCAGCCGCTGGCCGACAAGGCGTACGAGGCGCTCGCACCGGGAGGCGGTCCCGTCGCGCTCGAGTACCGGTCGTCGGCGGGCCCCATGGACCAGGCGCACGGCCGCGAAGCGCTGTTCGAGCAGCTGACGGCGGCACTGGCCGAGGTGCGCAAGCAGGAGATCGAGCGCGGCGTGACCCTGGTCGGTCCCCATCGTGACGAACTGATCCTGAAGCTGGGGCAACTGCCCGCCAAGGGATACGCGAGCCACGGCGAGTCCTGGTCCTACGCGCTGGCGCTGCGACTGGCCTCCTACGACCTGCTGCGGGCCGAGGGCAACGAACCCGTGCTGGTCCTCGACGACGTCTTCGCGGAGTTGGACGCCCGGCGCCGGGAGCGGCTGGCCGAACTGGTGGCTCCGGGCGAACAGGTGCTGGTGACCGCGGCCGTGGACGACGACGTCCCCGCCGTGCTGGCGGGCGCCCGCTACGAGGTGTCGGGCGGGACGGTGCAGCGCGTATGA
- the gnd gene encoding phosphogluconate dehydrogenase (NAD(+)-dependent, decarboxylating), whose translation MELGLVGLGKMGGNMRERIRRAGHTVIGYDRNPDVADVHSLEELVGKLKGPRVVWVMVPAGAATQSTIDELAELLSPGDVVVDGGNSRWTDDEKHAVELGLKGIGFVDCGVSGGVWGLENGYALMYGGDAENVAKVQPVFDALKPEGEFGSVHAGRVGAGHFAKMVHNGIEYAMMQAYAEGWELLEKVDSVTDVREVFRSWQEGTVIRSWLLDLAVNALDEDEHLEQLRGYAQDSGEGRWTVEAAIDNAVPLPAITASLFARFASRQDDSPQMKMIAALRNQFGGHAVESKK comes from the coding sequence ATGGAGCTCGGTCTCGTCGGTCTCGGCAAGATGGGCGGCAACATGCGCGAGCGCATTCGCCGCGCTGGCCACACCGTCATCGGGTACGACCGCAACCCTGACGTCGCTGATGTCCACAGCCTCGAGGAGCTTGTGGGCAAGCTCAAGGGCCCGCGGGTCGTCTGGGTCATGGTCCCGGCAGGCGCCGCGACGCAGTCCACGATCGACGAGCTGGCCGAGCTGCTCTCCCCGGGCGACGTGGTCGTCGACGGCGGCAACTCCCGCTGGACCGACGACGAGAAGCACGCCGTCGAGCTGGGTCTGAAGGGCATCGGCTTCGTCGACTGCGGTGTGTCCGGCGGCGTGTGGGGCCTGGAGAACGGCTATGCGCTGATGTACGGCGGTGACGCCGAGAACGTCGCGAAGGTGCAGCCCGTCTTCGACGCCCTCAAGCCCGAGGGCGAGTTCGGATCTGTCCACGCGGGCCGGGTCGGCGCAGGCCACTTCGCGAAGATGGTCCACAACGGCATCGAGTACGCGATGATGCAGGCCTACGCCGAGGGCTGGGAGCTCCTGGAGAAGGTCGACTCGGTCACCGATGTGCGCGAGGTCTTCCGCTCCTGGCAGGAGGGCACGGTCATCCGCTCCTGGCTGCTCGACCTCGCGGTCAACGCGCTGGACGAGGACGAGCACCTCGAGCAACTGCGCGGTTATGCACAGGACTCCGGCGAGGGCCGGTGGACGGTGGAAGCCGCCATCGACAACGCCGTCCCGCTGCCTGCGATCACCGCGTCGCTGTTCGCCCGTTTCGCGTCCCGTCAGGACGACTCCCCGCAGATGAAGATGATCGCCGCGCTGCGCAACCAGTTCGGTGGCCACGCGGTGGAGAGCAAGAAGTAG
- the dnaN gene encoding DNA polymerase III subunit beta, translating to MKIRVERDVLAEAVAWVARSLPARPPAPVLAGLLLKAEDGAVSFSSFDYEVSARVSVEAEVDEDGTVLVSGRLLADICRALPNRPVEISTDGVRATVVCGSSRFTLHTLPVEEYPALPQMPTATGTVPGEVFASAAAQVAIAAGRDDTLPVLTGVRIEIEGDTVTLASTDRYRFAVREFLWKPENPDASAVALVPAKTLLDTAKALTSGDTVTLALSGSGAGEGLIGFEGAGRRTTTRLLEGDLPKYRTLFPTEFNSVAVIETAPFVEAVKRVALVAERNTPVRLSFEQGVLILEAGSSDDAQAVERVDAQLEGDDISIAFNPTFLLDGLSAIDSPVAQLSFTTSTKPALLSGRPAVDAEADEAYKYLIMPVRLSG from the coding sequence GTGAAGATCCGGGTGGAGCGCGATGTACTCGCGGAGGCGGTGGCGTGGGTGGCCCGTAGCCTCCCGGCCCGGCCGCCGGCGCCCGTTCTTGCGGGCCTTCTCCTGAAGGCGGAGGACGGCGCCGTCAGCTTCTCGAGCTTCGACTACGAGGTCTCGGCCCGTGTGTCGGTGGAGGCCGAGGTGGACGAGGACGGCACCGTCCTGGTCTCCGGCCGCCTTCTCGCCGACATCTGCCGCGCCCTCCCCAACCGTCCGGTGGAGATTTCCACAGACGGTGTACGAGCGACCGTGGTCTGCGGCTCCTCCCGCTTCACACTCCACACCCTGCCTGTGGAGGAGTACCCCGCACTGCCGCAGATGCCGACCGCGACCGGCACCGTGCCCGGTGAGGTCTTCGCCTCCGCCGCCGCCCAGGTCGCCATCGCGGCCGGCCGCGACGACACCCTGCCCGTCCTGACCGGTGTGCGCATCGAGATCGAGGGCGACACCGTCACGCTGGCGTCCACCGACCGCTACCGCTTCGCCGTCCGCGAGTTCCTGTGGAAGCCGGAGAACCCGGACGCCTCCGCGGTCGCCCTGGTGCCCGCCAAGACGCTGCTCGACACCGCCAAGGCGCTCACCAGCGGTGACACCGTCACCCTGGCCCTGTCGGGCTCCGGTGCCGGTGAGGGTCTGATCGGTTTCGAAGGAGCGGGGCGGCGGACCACGACGCGACTGCTCGAGGGCGACCTGCCTAAGTACCGGACGCTCTTCCCGACCGAGTTCAACTCGGTGGCCGTCATCGAGACCGCGCCGTTCGTCGAGGCCGTCAAGCGTGTGGCCCTCGTCGCCGAGCGCAACACCCCGGTGCGGCTGAGCTTCGAGCAGGGTGTGCTGATCCTCGAAGCAGGCTCCAGCGACGACGCACAGGCTGTGGAGCGGGTCGACGCGCAGCTCGAGGGCGACGACATCTCGATCGCCTTCAACCCGACCTTCCTGCTGGACGGCCTGAGCGCGATCGACTCTCCCGTCGCCCAGCTCTCGTTCACCACGTCCACCAAGCCGGCGCTGCTGAGCGGCCGGCCCGCCGTGGACGCCGAGGCGGACGAGGCCTACAAGTACCTGATCATGCCGGTGCGGCTGAGCGGCTGA
- the dnaA gene encoding chromosomal replication initiator protein DnaA — MADVPADLAAVWPRVLEQLLDEGQQGVEPKDKQWIERCQPLALVADTALLAVPNEWGKRVLEGRLAPLISETLSRECGRPIRIAITVDDSVGEGPVPQGPPQQQQSRYQGPQHDEPGPRDPYESYGHRSSDDGLPTARPAYPEYQQRPEPGSWPRTQEDLSWQQPRLGGFQDRDPYGSAPQRQPQHDYRSPQPPERRQYDSRPERHSMPEPQAPHRGPSGAPGPLGAQPAPAPGPGEPHARLNPKYLFDTFVIGASNRFAHAAAVAVAEAPAKAYNPLFIYGESGLGKTHLLHAIGHYARSLYPGTRVRYVSSEEFTNEFINSIRDGKGDTFRKRYRDVDILLVDDIQFLASKESTQEEFFHTFNTLHNANKQIVLSSDRPPKQLMTLEDRLRNRFEWGLTTDVQPPELETRIAILRKKAVQEQLNAPPEVLEFIASRISRNIRELEGALIRVTAFASLNRQPVDLGLTEIVLKDLIPGGEDAAPEITASAIMAATADYFGLTVEDLCGSSRSRVLVTARQIAMYLCRELTDLSLPKIGAQFGGRDHTTVMHADRKIRALMAERRSIYNQVTELTNRIKNG, encoded by the coding sequence GTGGCTGACGTACCTGCCGATCTTGCCGCAGTGTGGCCACGAGTGCTGGAGCAGCTCCTCGATGAGGGCCAGCAGGGCGTCGAGCCGAAGGACAAACAGTGGATCGAGCGCTGCCAGCCGCTCGCCCTGGTCGCCGACACCGCGCTGCTCGCCGTCCCCAATGAATGGGGCAAGCGCGTCCTCGAAGGCCGGCTCGCTCCCCTTATCAGCGAGACGCTGAGCCGCGAGTGCGGCCGTCCCATCCGGATCGCGATCACCGTCGATGATTCCGTCGGCGAGGGACCGGTCCCGCAGGGGCCTCCTCAGCAGCAGCAGTCCCGGTACCAGGGACCCCAGCACGACGAGCCGGGCCCCAGAGATCCGTACGAGTCGTACGGTCACCGCTCCTCGGACGACGGTCTGCCGACGGCCAGGCCCGCCTACCCCGAGTACCAACAGCGGCCGGAGCCGGGCTCCTGGCCGCGTACCCAGGAAGACCTGTCGTGGCAGCAGCCCCGGCTCGGGGGCTTCCAGGACCGCGACCCCTACGGCTCGGCGCCGCAGCGGCAGCCCCAGCACGACTACCGGTCGCCGCAGCCGCCCGAGCGCCGGCAGTACGACTCACGTCCGGAGCGGCACTCGATGCCCGAGCCGCAGGCTCCGCACCGCGGACCCTCGGGAGCTCCCGGGCCGCTGGGCGCACAGCCGGCGCCGGCGCCGGGCCCCGGTGAGCCGCACGCCCGCCTCAACCCCAAGTACCTGTTCGACACCTTCGTCATCGGCGCCTCCAACCGGTTCGCACACGCCGCCGCCGTCGCCGTCGCCGAAGCTCCGGCCAAGGCGTACAACCCCCTCTTCATCTATGGGGAGTCGGGGCTCGGCAAGACGCACCTGCTGCACGCGATCGGGCACTACGCGCGCAGCCTCTACCCGGGGACCCGCGTCCGGTACGTGAGTTCGGAGGAGTTCACGAACGAGTTCATCAACTCGATCCGGGACGGCAAGGGCGACACCTTCCGCAAGCGCTACCGGGACGTGGACATCCTCCTCGTCGACGACATCCAGTTCCTCGCGAGCAAGGAGTCGACGCAGGAGGAGTTCTTCCACACCTTCAACACCCTCCACAACGCCAACAAGCAGATCGTGCTGTCCTCCGACCGGCCGCCCAAGCAGCTGATGACGCTGGAGGACCGGCTCCGCAACCGGTTCGAGTGGGGCCTGACGACGGACGTGCAGCCGCCGGAGCTCGAGACGCGTATCGCGATCCTCCGGAAGAAGGCCGTCCAGGAGCAGCTGAACGCCCCGCCGGAGGTGCTGGAGTTCATCGCCTCCCGCATCTCACGCAACATCCGCGAGCTCGAGGGCGCGCTGATCCGGGTGACGGCCTTCGCGTCCCTCAACCGGCAGCCGGTGGATCTGGGTCTCACCGAGATCGTGCTGAAGGATCTGATCCCCGGCGGCGAGGACGCGGCTCCCGAGATCACGGCGAGCGCCATCATGGCGGCCACCGCGGACTACTTCGGGCTCACGGTGGAGGACCTCTGCGGCTCCTCCCGCAGCCGGGTGCTGGTGACGGCGCGGCAGATCGCCATGTACCTGTGCAGGGAGCTGACGGATCTGTCGCTGCCGAAGATCGGCGCGCAGTTCGGCGGCCGGGACCATACGACGGTGATGCACGCGGACCGGAAGATCCGGGCCCTCATGGCCGAGCGTCGGTCCATCTACAACCAGGTCACCGAGCTCACCAACCGCATCAAGAACGGCTGA